In the Mytilus trossulus isolate FHL-02 chromosome 1, PNRI_Mtr1.1.1.hap1, whole genome shotgun sequence genome, one interval contains:
- the LOC134711416 gene encoding melatonin receptor type 1B-A-like: MNLTDSSPSELIFGRYGFVDESPAVAIPILMILVFASLIGTFGNILILITIITTKNLQRLECIFMANLAFSDMYVTLLADPLSIVAKLEGEEFFDKLPGFCRTVASGCTIACINSLGSITLLSFNRYVFICHHKYYFQIFHKKTCIIMCCCLYCVGLSLVLLNFAGIGDHSFDRKSLECIWDRLDTYPYTVIFSVALVWIPVIIVGFSYLGIFLSVHKSRQNIKHSSSMRKTSYSSGLARTLFIIYAVFTTCWIPYALIIVLDRYNTFPHEVHIYITVWAHLHPSFNWLVYYFTNTKFQAAFDRIAHLDKIFGRCRSGQSNEELSTSGELQKADTSKQHHESSELSDITK; the protein is encoded by the exons ATGAACCTGACTGATTCTTCACCATCAGAACTAATATTTGGGAGATATGGATTTGTTGATGAATCTCCAGCAGTTGCTATCCCTATACTTATGATTCTAGTTTTTGCGTCACTTATCGGTACGTTTGGCAACATTCTTATACTTATAACAATCATCACGACAAAGAATTTACAACGCTTGGAATGTATCTTTATGGCTAACCTGGCTTTCTCTGATATGTATGTCACGTTGCTAGCAGATCCACTGAGTATAGTAG cCAAACTTGAGGGCGAAGAGTTTTTTGACAAATTACCAGGATTTTGTCGGACAGTGGCCTCTGGTTGTACAATAGCTTGTATAAACTCATTAGGAAGTATCACTCTTCTTAGCTTCAACAGATACGTGTTCATATGTCACCACAAATActactttcaaatatttcataagaaAACATGCATAATCATGTGCTGTTGTCTGTACTGCGTCGGATTATCATTGGTCTTGTTGAACTTTGCCGGTATAGGTGATCATTCATTTGATAGGAAGAGTTTAGAGTGTATATGGGACCGTTTGGATACATATCCATATACTGTAATATTCTCAGTTGCGTTAGTATGGATTCCTGTTATAATAGTAGGATTTTCATATCTTGGTATATTTCTATCCGTTCACAAGTCACGTCAAAATATAAAGCATAGCAGTTCCATGCGGAAGACGTCGTACTCGAGTGGTCTGGCTAGAACTTTATTCATCATATATGCAGTTTTCACTACTTGCTGGATACCATACGCACTAATAATTGTTTTAGATAGATACAACACATTTCCTCACGAAGTTCATATCTATATTACAGTGTGGGCTCATTTGCATCCTTCCTTTAACTGGCtagtttattattttacaaacacAAAATTTCAAGCTGCATTTGACAGGATAGCCCACTTGGATAAAATATTTGGCAGATGCAGAAGCGGGCAGAGTAATGAAGAACTATCAACATCGGGAGAACTACAAAAAGCAGATACGAGTAAACAGCATCACGAGTCTTCTGAGTTAAgtgatataacaaaataa